A stretch of Brevundimonas naejangsanensis DNA encodes these proteins:
- a CDS encoding DUF1295 domain-containing protein — protein MIGALLALWAAAALFLVVVMTVAWLVQRRTGQGGWADAFWSLGLGAAGVFVALFPLDGVAPSARQALGACLIGAWGLRLGLHIAARARSSEEDPRYARLRQDWGPHFQTRMFSFLMLQAGAAALLALNILVAARNPTPDLNFQDALATLVFVVALFGERLADRQLSRFKADTSNRGKVCDSGLWAWSRHPNYFFEWLGWCAWPIFAIDLSGGWPWGWLALSGPAYIYWLLTRVSGVPLLEAHMRRSRPEAFAAYAARTSVFFPRPPRD, from the coding sequence GTGATCGGCGCCCTGCTGGCGCTGTGGGCCGCGGCGGCCCTCTTCCTGGTCGTGGTGATGACGGTGGCCTGGCTAGTCCAGCGCCGAACCGGGCAAGGCGGCTGGGCCGACGCCTTCTGGTCCCTGGGCCTGGGCGCCGCGGGCGTCTTCGTCGCCCTCTTCCCGCTTGACGGCGTCGCGCCTTCCGCCCGCCAGGCGTTGGGGGCCTGCCTGATCGGCGCTTGGGGGCTGCGTTTGGGGTTGCACATCGCCGCCCGCGCCCGCTCGTCGGAAGAAGATCCGCGCTACGCCCGCCTGCGACAGGATTGGGGGCCGCATTTCCAGACCAGGATGTTCAGCTTCCTGATGCTGCAGGCGGGCGCCGCCGCCCTCCTGGCGCTCAACATCCTTGTCGCCGCCCGAAATCCGACGCCGGACCTGAATTTTCAGGACGCCCTGGCGACCCTGGTGTTCGTGGTCGCCCTGTTTGGCGAACGGCTGGCTGACCGTCAGCTGAGCCGCTTCAAGGCCGACACGTCCAATCGCGGCAAGGTTTGCGACTCAGGCCTGTGGGCCTGGTCACGGCATCCCAACTACTTCTTTGAATGGCTCGGCTGGTGCGCCTGGCCGATCTTCGCGATCGACCTGAGCGGCGGCTGGCCTTGGGGTTGGCTGGCGCTGAGCGGACCAGCCTACATCTACTGGCTGCTCACCCGCGTATCGGGCGTGCCCCTGCTGGAGGCCCACATGCGTCGCTCGCGGCCCGAGGCCTTCGCCGCCTACGCCGCCCGCACCAGCGTCTTCTTTCCCCGGCCGCCGCGCGACTAG
- a CDS encoding ChrR family anti-sigma-E factor, whose translation MNPARNPSEERLLAYAAGTLSPPEAVVVAAHLALRPANDAWVRRLQSVGGELLETTRPLALSDGALARAMARIETDAGEVRIPPPLNDMPELPEPLRRYALGPWRWIGPGMRARDVHAPRDGDCRVILLKIDPGRETPRHTHGGVELTCVLSGAYATETERFDVGDLEEADEDVLHRPRVISDEPCVCVVALDGEIQLDGWLGRLMQPFVRL comes from the coding sequence ATGAACCCCGCTCGCAATCCGTCCGAGGAGCGCCTGCTCGCCTACGCCGCCGGGACGCTGAGCCCGCCCGAGGCCGTGGTGGTCGCCGCCCACCTGGCGCTGCGCCCCGCCAATGACGCCTGGGTGCGACGCCTGCAGTCCGTCGGCGGCGAGTTGCTGGAGACCACGCGTCCCTTGGCCCTGTCGGACGGCGCCCTGGCCCGGGCCATGGCGCGGATCGAGACCGACGCCGGCGAGGTGCGGATTCCGCCGCCGTTGAACGACATGCCTGAACTGCCCGAGCCCCTGCGACGCTACGCGCTGGGCCCCTGGCGCTGGATCGGGCCGGGGATGCGAGCGCGCGACGTCCACGCCCCGCGCGACGGCGACTGCCGGGTCATCCTGCTCAAGATCGATCCGGGCCGCGAGACGCCCCGCCACACCCACGGCGGGGTCGAGCTGACCTGCGTCCTGTCCGGCGCCTACGCCACCGAGACCGAACGGTTCGACGTCGGCGATCTGGAAGAGGCCGACGAGGACGTGCTGCACCGGCCGCGCGTCATCTCTGACGAGCCCTGCGTCTGCGTCGTCGCCCTGGACGGGGAAATTCAACTGGACGGGTGGCTGGGCCGGCTGATGCAGCCCTTCGTGCGACTGTGA
- a CDS encoding sigma-70 family RNA polymerase sigma factor, with amino-acid sequence MSAEAEDAFAHDRLIEAVALRRDREAFARLFEHFAPRLKAWLMKAGVAPTAAEDFAQDAMLTVWRKADLFDARKARAATWIFTIARNRRLDMLRRDARALPTPEIELAENEVMRPDDILVMADDARRVQDALSQLKPDQVEVLRLAFFMESPHSEIARRLGLPLGTVKSRIRNAMIKLRSILEPSEEASR; translated from the coding sequence ATGAGCGCCGAGGCTGAAGACGCGTTTGCGCACGACCGCCTGATCGAGGCCGTGGCCCTGCGCCGCGACCGCGAGGCCTTCGCCCGATTGTTCGAACACTTCGCCCCCCGCCTGAAGGCCTGGCTGATGAAGGCCGGGGTCGCCCCCACCGCCGCAGAGGACTTCGCCCAGGACGCCATGCTGACCGTGTGGCGCAAGGCTGACCTGTTCGACGCCCGCAAGGCCCGCGCCGCCACCTGGATATTCACCATCGCCCGCAACCGTCGCCTGGACATGCTGCGGCGCGACGCCCGCGCCCTGCCCACACCCGAGATCGAACTGGCCGAAAACGAGGTGATGCGCCCGGACGACATCCTGGTCATGGCCGACGACGCCCGACGCGTGCAGGACGCCCTGTCCCAGTTGAAACCCGATCAGGTCGAGGTGCTGCGCCTGGCCTTCTTCATGGAAAGCCCCCATTCCGAAATCGCCCGGCGGCTCGGTCTCCCGCTGGGCACGGTCAAGTCCCGCATCCGCAACGCCATGATCAAGCTGCGCTCCATCCTCGAGCCGTCCGAGGAGGCGTCCCGATGA
- a CDS encoding NAD(P)/FAD-dependent oxidoreductase translates to MSSSIAARSNAPLKVAVVGSGIAALSSAWLLSQRHLVTVYEKAERLGGHSNTVTAGATGGEVPVDTGFICFNDATYPNLIALFEHLGVQTRATDMSFAVSLDQGRFEYAAPGLFAQRRNLLRPRFWSMLGEILRFYRQAPVDLAGLTDPELTLGDYLKRQGFSEAFRDDHLLPMAAAIWSSPAHTLMDYPAEAFIRFCGNHGLLKLVGRPLWRTVEGGSRVYVERLARAISDIRLDRGVTAVRRTGEGVMVHDSQGGAERFDHVVIGAHADQALAMLAEPTAQEREVLGAFRYSRNLTVLHTDKSLMPRRRRVWASWNYIGADDGLCVTYWMNRLQGLQGQDLFVTLNPPRPPRPGALLRSELYEHPIFTPAAIHAQKRLWSLQGHGGVWFCGAHFGAGFHEDGLQSGLAVAEQLGGVRRPWAVENESGRIHLPSSAPSVLEAAA, encoded by the coding sequence ATGTCGTCTTCCATCGCCGCCAGGTCCAATGCGCCCCTGAAGGTCGCCGTCGTGGGCTCGGGGATCGCCGCCCTGTCCTCGGCCTGGCTGCTGTCTCAGCGCCATCTGGTCACGGTCTATGAGAAGGCTGAACGGTTGGGCGGCCACTCCAATACGGTGACGGCGGGCGCGACGGGGGGCGAGGTTCCCGTCGACACGGGCTTCATCTGCTTCAACGACGCCACCTATCCCAACCTGATCGCCCTGTTCGAACATCTCGGGGTCCAGACCCGCGCCACCGACATGTCCTTCGCGGTCTCCCTGGACCAGGGGAGGTTCGAATACGCCGCGCCGGGCCTGTTCGCCCAGCGCCGCAACCTGCTGCGGCCGCGCTTCTGGTCGATGCTGGGGGAGATTCTGCGCTTCTATCGGCAGGCTCCGGTTGACCTGGCCGGGTTGACCGACCCGGAACTGACCCTGGGGGACTATCTGAAGCGCCAGGGGTTCAGCGAGGCCTTCCGGGACGATCACCTGCTGCCGATGGCGGCGGCTATCTGGTCCTCGCCGGCGCACACGCTGATGGACTATCCGGCCGAGGCCTTCATCCGGTTCTGCGGCAACCACGGCCTGCTCAAGCTGGTCGGCCGGCCGCTGTGGCGAACAGTCGAGGGCGGCAGCCGCGTCTATGTCGAGCGGCTGGCGCGGGCGATCTCGGACATCCGCCTGGACCGTGGCGTGACGGCGGTGCGCCGCACCGGCGAGGGCGTCATGGTCCATGACAGCCAGGGCGGCGCCGAGCGGTTCGACCATGTGGTCATCGGCGCCCATGCGGACCAGGCCCTGGCCATGCTGGCCGAGCCGACGGCGCAGGAAAGGGAGGTGCTGGGGGCCTTCCGCTACAGCCGAAACCTGACGGTGCTGCATACGGACAAGAGCCTGATGCCGCGTCGACGCCGCGTCTGGGCCAGCTGGAACTACATCGGCGCCGACGACGGCCTGTGCGTCACCTACTGGATGAACCGCCTCCAGGGGCTTCAGGGGCAGGACCTGTTCGTCACCCTGAACCCGCCGCGTCCGCCGCGTCCTGGCGCCCTGCTGCGCAGCGAACTTTACGAGCACCCCATCTTCACCCCCGCCGCCATCCACGCCCAGAAGCGGCTGTGGAGCCTGCAGGGGCATGGCGGCGTTTGGTTCTGCGGCGCCCATTTCGGCGCGGGATTCCACGAGGACGGCCTGCAGTCCGGCCTCGCCGTCGCCGAGCAATTGGGCGGCGTGCGCCGGCCGTGGGCGGTCGAGAACGAGAGCGGACGCATTCATCTGCCGTCGTCCGCGCCCAGCGTGCTTGAGGCGGCGGCGTGA
- a CDS encoding DUF1365 domain-containing protein — protein sequence MTQASALYRGGVTHRRLRPRDHRLNYRVFWLLLDLAEIDALDRRLRLFSRNRFNLLSFHDRDHGDGSGAALRPQIEAFLGRAGIDIGDGHVRLLTMPRVLGYVFNPISLYYCHHADGRLAAVVYEVTSTFGVRHAYVIPVPAEDQAAGLIRQGAAKALYVSPFMGMEMDYEFRGHAPGERLDLTIDGLDGEGVLITAAMAGERRALTDANLLSAAAAIPFLTFKVMAAIHWEALKLWLKRVPLTRQPPPAWDPVTIQRQARESRLGR from the coding sequence GTGACCCAGGCTTCGGCCCTTTATCGCGGGGGCGTCACGCACAGGCGGCTGCGGCCGCGGGACCATCGGCTGAACTACCGCGTGTTCTGGCTGTTGCTGGACCTGGCCGAGATCGACGCCCTGGATCGGCGGCTGCGCCTGTTCTCGCGCAATCGCTTCAACCTGCTGTCCTTCCACGACCGGGATCACGGCGACGGCTCGGGCGCGGCGCTGCGGCCGCAGATCGAGGCCTTTCTCGGCCGGGCTGGGATCGACATAGGCGACGGACACGTTCGCTTGCTGACCATGCCGCGCGTGCTGGGCTACGTCTTCAATCCGATCAGCCTCTACTACTGTCATCATGCCGACGGCCGGCTGGCGGCGGTGGTCTATGAGGTGACCAGCACCTTCGGCGTGCGGCATGCCTATGTCATTCCGGTCCCGGCCGAGGATCAGGCGGCGGGCCTGATCCGACAGGGCGCGGCCAAGGCCCTCTATGTCTCGCCCTTCATGGGGATGGAGATGGACTATGAGTTTCGCGGCCACGCGCCGGGCGAGCGCCTGGACCTGACCATCGACGGCCTCGACGGCGAGGGCGTGCTGATCACGGCCGCCATGGCGGGCGAACGCCGCGCCCTGACCGACGCGAACCTATTGTCGGCGGCCGCCGCCATCCCGTTCTTGACGTTCAAGGTCATGGCCGCCATCCACTGGGAGGCGCTGAAGCTTTGGCTCAAGCGGGTTCCGCTGACCCGACAGCCGCCGCCGGCCTGGGACCCGGTCACGATCCAGCGTCAAGCGCGCGAGAGCCGTCTTGGTCGCTGA
- a CDS encoding cryptochrome/photolyase family protein, protein MVADAMRPVILWFRRDLRLGDNPALAAAIDTGRPILPVYILDEGGEGRRPGAASRWWLDKSLRALDVALRRRGGRLILRRGDSEAELRRLIDQTGADQVFMNRRFEPEAFIRDADIAHALKAEGIACHGFNGSLLARPGAVLTGAGKPYRVFTPFLKALLQAAPDRLATPAPETLATPEGLAGEDIDAWGLHPTAPDWSQGFDWTPGEAGAAAALSAFIEGGLADYAVGRDVPGRRGTSRLSPHLHWGEISPRSVVRAVRAAAAQGRVAPAQADKFVAEIGWREFSAHLLHQFPYMAERAFRPEFDAMPWRTDPEGLAAWKKGRTGYPLVDAGMRELWATGWMHNRVRMVAASFLVKHLLIDWREGEAWFWDTLVDADLASNVQNWQWVAGSGADAAPYFRIFNPVAQGEKFDPAGRYVRRWVPELRALPGRWLHAPWTAPAAVQAEAGVRLGRTYPRPIVDHAAARARALDALKAIAARSLDEEAL, encoded by the coding sequence TTGGTCGCTGACGCCATGCGCCCGGTCATCCTGTGGTTTCGTCGCGACCTGAGGCTGGGCGACAATCCGGCCCTGGCCGCCGCGATCGACACCGGGCGGCCGATCCTGCCGGTCTATATCCTCGACGAGGGCGGCGAAGGGCGTCGACCCGGCGCCGCCTCCCGGTGGTGGCTGGACAAGTCGTTGCGCGCCCTCGACGTCGCGCTGCGTCGCCGCGGCGGCCGGCTCATCCTGCGGCGCGGCGACAGCGAGGCTGAACTGCGCCGCCTGATCGACCAGACGGGCGCCGACCAGGTCTTCATGAACCGCCGGTTCGAGCCGGAGGCCTTCATCCGCGACGCCGACATCGCCCACGCCCTGAAGGCCGAGGGTATCGCCTGCCATGGCTTCAACGGCAGCCTGCTGGCCCGGCCGGGCGCCGTGCTGACCGGCGCTGGAAAGCCCTACCGGGTGTTCACCCCCTTCCTGAAGGCGCTGCTCCAGGCCGCGCCCGACAGGCTGGCGACGCCCGCGCCCGAGACCCTGGCCACGCCCGAGGGCCTGGCCGGCGAGGACATCGACGCCTGGGGTCTGCACCCGACCGCGCCCGATTGGTCGCAAGGCTTCGACTGGACGCCGGGCGAGGCGGGCGCCGCCGCGGCCCTGTCCGCCTTCATCGAGGGCGGCCTGGCGGACTACGCCGTCGGCCGGGATGTTCCGGGGCGCCGGGGCACCTCGCGCCTGTCGCCGCACCTGCACTGGGGCGAGATCAGTCCGCGCAGCGTGGTGCGGGCTGTGCGCGCCGCCGCCGCCCAGGGCCGCGTCGCCCCCGCCCAGGCGGACAAGTTCGTCGCCGAGATCGGCTGGCGCGAGTTCTCGGCCCATCTGCTGCATCAGTTCCCCTACATGGCCGAGCGCGCCTTCCGGCCCGAGTTCGACGCCATGCCGTGGCGGACCGACCCCGAGGGGCTGGCGGCGTGGAAGAAGGGGCGCACCGGCTATCCGCTGGTCGATGCGGGGATGCGGGAGTTGTGGGCGACCGGCTGGATGCACAACCGCGTGCGGATGGTGGCCGCCTCCTTCCTGGTCAAGCATCTGCTGATCGACTGGCGCGAGGGCGAGGCCTGGTTCTGGGACACCTTGGTGGACGCCGACCTGGCCAGCAATGTGCAGAACTGGCAGTGGGTCGCCGGGTCCGGCGCCGACGCCGCGCCCTATTTCCGCATCTTCAATCCGGTGGCCCAGGGCGAGAAGTTCGACCCCGCCGGGCGCTATGTCCGCCGCTGGGTTCCCGAACTCCGGGCGTTGCCGGGCCGCTGGCTGCACGCCCCCTGGACCGCGCCCGCCGCCGTCCAGGCCGAGGCCGGGGTGAGGCTGGGGCGCACCTATCCCCGGCCGATCGTGGATCACGCAGCGGCGCGGGCGCGGGCCCTGGACGCCTTGAAAGCGATCGCCGCGCGGTCCCTGGACGAGGAAGCGCTATGA
- a CDS encoding SAM-dependent methyltransferase, translated as MTTTFYGGQKEKRANSSVLDLLLRLLSSNWTWGRLTLVLPDRTNRQLHGRTPGHAAVLVIRDARFAARVLRSGDIGFAEGYMAGEWDTPDLAVLLETLVNNYDHIRRLFDGNPLVNAINWLGHRLNRNSRRGSRRNIHAHYDLGNAFYCAWLDPSMTYSSARFERPDQPLQEAQRAKYASLARLMELQPGHSVLEIGCGWGGFAEFAAREVGAAVTGVTISREQHDYARRRMFEAGLAERADIRLIDYRDVEGRFDRVASIEMFEAVGREYWPTYFQKVRDVLKPGGRAGLQIITIQDALFDEYDSRTDFIQKYVFPGGSLPSEARMASVVARAGLNQTAVERFGLDYADTLAEWMRRFDAGWTEIRRNSETFDDRFRRLWRFYLAYCEAGFRSGRTDVIQIALDRAV; from the coding sequence ATGACCACGACCTTCTACGGCGGCCAGAAGGAGAAGCGGGCGAACTCGTCCGTCCTCGACCTGCTGCTGCGCCTGCTGTCCTCGAACTGGACCTGGGGACGGCTGACCCTCGTCCTGCCCGACCGGACGAATCGACAGTTGCACGGCCGGACGCCCGGGCACGCGGCCGTTCTGGTGATCCGCGATGCGCGCTTCGCCGCCCGCGTGCTGAGGAGCGGCGATATCGGCTTCGCCGAGGGCTATATGGCCGGGGAGTGGGACACGCCGGACCTGGCGGTTCTGCTTGAGACCCTGGTCAACAACTACGACCACATTCGCCGCCTGTTCGACGGCAATCCGCTGGTGAACGCGATCAACTGGTTGGGCCACCGGCTGAACAGGAACAGCCGTCGCGGATCGCGCCGCAACATCCACGCCCACTACGATCTCGGCAACGCCTTCTATTGCGCCTGGTTGGACCCTTCGATGACCTATTCCTCGGCGCGGTTCGAACGCCCGGACCAGCCGTTGCAGGAGGCGCAACGGGCCAAGTATGCCTCCCTGGCCCGGCTTATGGAACTGCAGCCAGGCCACAGCGTGCTGGAGATCGGCTGCGGCTGGGGCGGCTTCGCCGAGTTCGCCGCGCGCGAGGTCGGCGCCGCCGTCACCGGGGTGACCATCTCGCGCGAGCAGCATGACTATGCGCGCCGCCGGATGTTCGAGGCCGGCCTGGCCGAACGCGCGGACATACGCCTGATCGACTACCGCGATGTCGAGGGTCGTTTCGACCGGGTCGCTTCGATCGAGATGTTCGAAGCCGTGGGGCGCGAATACTGGCCGACCTATTTTCAGAAGGTGCGCGACGTCCTCAAGCCGGGCGGGCGCGCGGGCTTGCAGATCATCACCATACAGGACGCGCTGTTTGACGAGTACGACTCGCGAACCGACTTCATCCAGAAGTATGTCTTCCCAGGAGGCTCCCTGCCGTCGGAGGCGCGGATGGCGTCGGTGGTCGCGAGAGCGGGCCTGAACCAGACGGCCGTGGAACGCTTCGGCTTGGATTACGCTGACACCCTGGCCGAATGGATGCGCCGGTTCGACGCCGGCTGGACCGAAATCCGCAGGAACAGCGAGACGTTCGATGATCGTTTTCGTCGTCTCTGGCGTTTCTACCTCGCCTACTGCGAAGCCGGCTTCCGGTCTGGGCGGACGGACGTGATCCAGATCGCCCTGGATCGAGCCGTCTGA
- a CDS encoding lipocalin family protein: MSLKRTSFVLLIAATSIATLSACATLQRGPVGNSAVPQPAKAVDLNRYAGLWYEIGRYENGFERGCEAVTAEYGLRDDGLVSVLNTCRQGGVDGPVKTAQGRAKVVVGADNAKLKVSFFGPFYLGDYWVLDRADDYSWSIVGEPSGRYLWLLSRAAQPPAQTRATILEHTKALGYDLSLVRETRH, from the coding sequence ATGAGTCTCAAACGCACCTCATTCGTCCTTCTGATCGCGGCGACCTCGATCGCGACACTGTCCGCTTGCGCCACCCTGCAGCGCGGCCCAGTCGGCAATTCGGCTGTCCCTCAACCCGCCAAGGCCGTGGACCTGAACCGCTACGCCGGGCTTTGGTACGAGATCGGGCGTTATGAGAACGGCTTCGAACGGGGCTGCGAAGCGGTGACGGCGGAATACGGTCTGCGTGACGACGGCCTGGTCAGCGTGCTGAACACCTGCCGCCAGGGCGGCGTCGACGGCCCCGTGAAGACGGCGCAGGGCAGGGCCAAGGTCGTCGTCGGCGCCGACAACGCCAAGCTCAAGGTCTCCTTCTTCGGCCCCTTCTACCTCGGCGATTATTGGGTGCTGGACCGGGCAGACGACTATTCGTGGTCGATTGTAGGCGAACCCTCGGGCCGCTATCTCTGGCTGCTGAGCAGGGCCGCCCAGCCGCCTGCCCAGACGCGCGCTACCATCCTGGAGCACACGAAGGCGCTCGGCTATGATCTCTCTCTCGTGCGTGAAACCCGACACTAG
- a CDS encoding DUF3313 family protein has translation MAATVGACATAEVQPGSGFLSTYEGLEPRTDVVRASVLQRRNETLASTVARIWVAPAELFGVADPALSDDEQQMVLSEVDRQLCYELSERFEIAEQQDPQAGTVRVGVTHIRATHQAGSAAAAVANFFIPGPIKVRTPGGMGGLGAEAELLTPDGRQAAAIVWRRDAMVVGTDKPSLSRIGDAHQLAEPLGDMVADALAPEDRETRATPSPDPCRRFGPRIRPEGFIAGIATGLYQPELSGGRSVKPEGGGPQ, from the coding sequence TTGGCGGCGACGGTGGGCGCCTGCGCCACCGCCGAGGTCCAGCCCGGGTCGGGCTTTCTGTCCACCTATGAGGGCCTTGAGCCGCGCACCGATGTCGTGCGGGCGTCGGTGTTGCAGCGCCGTAATGAGACGCTGGCCTCCACGGTCGCCCGCATCTGGGTGGCGCCAGCCGAGCTCTTCGGTGTCGCGGACCCAGCGCTCTCCGACGACGAGCAGCAGATGGTGCTGTCGGAAGTCGACCGCCAGCTCTGCTATGAGCTGAGCGAACGGTTCGAGATCGCCGAGCAGCAGGATCCCCAGGCCGGGACGGTCCGAGTGGGCGTGACCCACATCCGGGCCACCCATCAGGCCGGATCCGCCGCCGCGGCGGTCGCCAACTTCTTCATTCCCGGCCCGATCAAGGTTCGGACGCCGGGCGGCATGGGCGGGCTCGGAGCTGAGGCCGAGTTGCTGACGCCGGACGGACGCCAGGCGGCGGCCATCGTTTGGCGGCGGGACGCCATGGTGGTCGGAACGGACAAGCCTTCGCTCTCGCGGATCGGCGACGCACACCAGCTTGCAGAACCCTTGGGCGATATGGTCGCGGACGCTCTGGCGCCCGAAGACCGGGAGACGCGCGCGACGCCTTCGCCGGATCCGTGCCGGCGGTTCGGGCCTCGGATCCGACCCGAAGGTTTCATCGCGGGGATAGCCACGGGCCTCTACCAGCCCGAGTTGAGCGGTGGCCGGTCGGTCAAGCCTGAGGGAGGCGGACCGCAGTAA
- a CDS encoding serine hydrolase domain-containing protein — protein MSLAVLAAATLLTASPAEAELQAAVAALPRPSAVHLEGRCLPQGRSAAVGLADADAGRPMTVDTPLRIASNTKTFTAATALRLWEQGRLDLEAPITGLIDPQLDALLRERGYDTGRITVRHLLTHSAGLYDHGSDPRFTQTLFGDPKRRWSREDLVRLSMSYAGPQGEPGEKFLYSDTGYILLGDIIERITGQNLADAVRDQLGLDRLGLASTWWEIMEPQPETAPARARQFLGEREATGIDASMDLYGGGGLVMSARDMARFMAALFEGRIFARPETLAEMTRPGAHPGGDHYRMGLMAYGEGQVQAYWHSGFWGTVAYYSPAKGVAVAGVTVNQDGYRALDKQVQAQIDGFIPASRCTGEEGR, from the coding sequence ATGAGCCTGGCCGTCCTCGCCGCCGCGACCCTGCTGACCGCCTCGCCCGCCGAGGCGGAGCTGCAGGCGGCCGTCGCCGCCCTGCCCCGTCCCTCCGCCGTTCATCTGGAGGGGCGCTGCCTGCCCCAGGGCCGGAGCGCCGCCGTCGGCCTGGCCGACGCGGACGCCGGCCGTCCGATGACGGTCGACACGCCCCTGCGCATCGCCAGCAACACCAAGACCTTCACCGCCGCTACGGCCCTGCGCCTGTGGGAGCAGGGGCGGCTGGACCTGGAGGCGCCGATCACGGGCCTGATCGACCCCCAGCTGGACGCCCTGTTGCGGGAGCGTGGCTACGACACAGGCCGGATCACGGTGCGTCATCTGCTGACCCACAGCGCGGGCCTTTATGACCACGGCTCGGACCCGCGCTTCACCCAGACCCTGTTCGGCGATCCCAAGCGGCGCTGGTCGCGCGAGGACCTGGTGCGGTTGTCGATGAGCTACGCTGGCCCCCAGGGAGAACCTGGCGAGAAATTCCTCTATTCCGACACCGGCTACATCCTGCTCGGCGACATCATCGAGCGGATCACCGGACAGAATCTAGCCGACGCCGTGCGCGACCAGCTGGGCCTGGACCGCCTGGGCCTGGCCTCCACCTGGTGGGAGATCATGGAGCCGCAGCCGGAAACCGCGCCCGCCCGCGCCCGCCAGTTCCTGGGCGAACGCGAGGCCACCGGCATCGACGCCTCCATGGACCTGTACGGCGGCGGCGGCCTGGTGATGTCGGCGCGCGACATGGCCCGCTTCATGGCCGCCCTGTTCGAGGGCCGCATCTTCGCCCGACCCGAGACCCTCGCCGAGATGACGCGGCCCGGCGCCCACCCCGGCGGCGACCACTACCGCATGGGGCTGATGGCCTACGGCGAGGGGCAGGTCCAGGCCTATTGGCACTCCGGCTTCTGGGGCACCGTCGCCTACTACAGCCCGGCCAAGGGCGTCGCCGTCGCGGGCGTCACCGTGAATCAGGACGGCTACCGCGCCCTGGACAAACAGGTTCAGGCTCAGATCGACGGCTTCATTCCGGCTTCACGCTGCACCGGAGAGGAAGGCCGCTGA